The Pseudomonas sp. LFM046 region TTGCGTTGCCTCAATGGCCTGGAGGAAGGGCAGGGCGGCAGCCTGCGTTTCGCCGGCCGCGAACTGAACGGCAAGACCGACTGGCGCGACGTACGCCAGCGCATCGGCATGGTCTTCCAGAGCTACCACCTGTTCCCCCACAAGACGGTGCTGGAAAACATCCTGCTCGGCCCGCTCAAGGTACAGAAGCGCGCCTCCGGCGAGGCCCTGGCTCAGGCCGAATCGCTGCTCGCCCGGGTCGGCCTGCTGGACAAGCGTCATGCCTATCCGCGTGAGCTTTCCGGTGGCCAGCAGCAGCGCATCGCCATCGTCCGCGCCCTGTGCATGAACCCCGAGGTGATGCTCTTCGACGAGGTCACCGCGGCACTCGACCCGGAGATGGTCAAGGAGGTGCTGGAGGTCATTCAGGACCTCGCCGAGGGTGGCATGACCATGCTCATCGTCACCCATGAAATGGCCTTCGCCCGCGCGGTGGCCGACCGAATCCTGTTCATGGACGGCGGCGTGATCGCCGAACAGAACGACCCCGAAACCTTTTTCAGCAACCCGCAAACCGCACGCGCGCAGCAGTTCCTGGAGAAGTTCTCCTACGTGGAAAACAAGCCTGGAAGGAAATTGTCATGAAACTTGGAACAGCCCTTATTTTCCCCTTGCTCGCCGCCGGCATCCTGGTCGGTTGCGGTAACTCGGATGCGCCCAAGCAAGCGACCAAGGAGGCCACCCCGGCTCCGGCCAAGGAAGCCGCGCCCAGCGCCGGCTACCTGGACAAGATCAAGGCGCGCGACAAACTGGTGGTCGGCGTGTTCAGCGACAAGCCGCCGTTCGGCTTCGTGGACGAGCAGGGCAACTACGTCGGCTTCGACACCGACATCGCCAAACGCTTCGCCAAGGACCTGCTCGGTGACGAGAAGAAAGTGGAATTCGTGGTGGTGGAGCCCGCCAGCCGCATTCCCTTCCTGCAGAGTGACAAGGTGGACCTGATTCTCGCCAACATGACCGTGACGCCGGAGCGCGCCGAGGCGGTGGACTTCACCAACCCCAACCTGCGCGTCGCCGTGCAGGCCATAGTCCCGGAAGGCAGCCCGGTGCAGAAGCTTGATGACCTGGCCGACAAGACCATCATCGTCACCGCCGGCACCACTGCCGACCTCTGGCTGACCCAGAACCGCCCGAACTGGAAGCTGGTCAAGTTCGAGAAGAACTCCGAGTCCCTCCAGGCACTGGCCAATGGCCGAGGCGATGCCTACGCCCAGGACAACCTGGTGCTGTTCAG contains the following coding sequences:
- a CDS encoding amino acid ABC transporter ATP-binding protein, with product MTALIELSSFSKRFGATQVLREVDLQIRRGEVVVILGPSGCGKSTLLRCLNGLEEGQGGSLRFAGRELNGKTDWRDVRQRIGMVFQSYHLFPHKTVLENILLGPLKVQKRASGEALAQAESLLARVGLLDKRHAYPRELSGGQQQRIAIVRALCMNPEVMLFDEVTAALDPEMVKEVLEVIQDLAEGGMTMLIVTHEMAFARAVADRILFMDGGVIAEQNDPETFFSNPQTARAQQFLEKFSYVENKPGRKLS
- a CDS encoding transporter substrate-binding domain-containing protein; its protein translation is MKLGTALIFPLLAAGILVGCGNSDAPKQATKEATPAPAKEAAPSAGYLDKIKARDKLVVGVFSDKPPFGFVDEQGNYVGFDTDIAKRFAKDLLGDEKKVEFVVVEPASRIPFLQSDKVDLILANMTVTPERAEAVDFTNPNLRVAVQAIVPEGSPVQKLDDLADKTIIVTAGTTADLWLTQNRPNWKLVKFEKNSESLQALANGRGDAYAQDNLVLFSWAKQNPGYRVLADKLGNEAPIAPAVKRGNIELRDWVNTELAKLGEEQFLLKLYDQYVRKELADGTDPKSVIVEGGKWEG